In Rhodanobacter denitrificans, a single window of DNA contains:
- a CDS encoding MATE family efflux transporter: MKSLRPERAHLLHEVRATVRLALPLIAAQLAAVGSNVIDAVLAGHVSAHVLGAVAVGASIWSLAIVCGIGMMMAVPPSVAQLDGAGRRGEVGTVFQQALWLALGMGALLWFAVRHAGPLIELIGVTASLRHDVQRFLLAISWGAPALTCYFALRGLSEGLSLTRPSMYFSLGGLVLLVPLGYVLMFGKLGIPPQGAHGCGVATAIVLWLELLAFGVYVILRRNYRGLGLFDRFQWPDLRRIGQLVHIGLPMAVTLLAEAGLFVATALIIATLGEDVIASHQVAINIASLFFMIPLGLAMAITVRVGNAVGRGDERGVRYAGFCGIGLTLVTQIFSAGLMLGLPHFIASLYTHEPKVIALAAQLIMLAGLFQFSDGVQVAANGALRGLKDTRVPMAITLFAYWIVGMPTGWWLAFHHGMGARGMWIGLIAGLSVAAAMLFTRFWRSAWKQRWRRHLPMTAPA, encoded by the coding sequence ATGAAATCTTTGCGTCCCGAACGCGCCCATCTGCTGCACGAGGTGCGCGCCACCGTGCGCCTCGCGCTGCCGCTGATCGCCGCGCAGCTGGCCGCGGTCGGCAGCAACGTGATCGACGCGGTGCTGGCCGGCCACGTCAGCGCGCACGTGCTCGGCGCGGTGGCGGTGGGCGCCAGCATCTGGTCGCTGGCGATCGTCTGCGGCATCGGCATGATGATGGCGGTGCCGCCGTCGGTGGCGCAGCTGGACGGCGCCGGGCGCCGCGGCGAGGTCGGCACGGTGTTCCAGCAGGCGCTGTGGCTGGCGCTGGGCATGGGCGCGCTGCTGTGGTTCGCGGTGCGCCACGCCGGGCCGCTGATCGAGCTGATCGGGGTGACCGCGAGCCTGCGCCACGACGTGCAGCGCTTCCTGCTGGCGATCAGCTGGGGGGCGCCGGCACTGACCTGCTACTTCGCGCTGCGCGGCCTGTCCGAAGGCCTGTCGCTGACCCGGCCGTCGATGTACTTCAGCCTCGGCGGGCTGGTCTTGCTGGTGCCGCTGGGCTACGTGCTGATGTTCGGCAAGCTGGGCATCCCGCCGCAGGGCGCGCACGGCTGCGGCGTGGCCACCGCGATCGTGCTGTGGCTGGAGCTGCTGGCGTTCGGCGTCTACGTGATCTTGCGGCGCAACTATCGCGGGCTGGGCCTGTTCGATCGTTTCCAGTGGCCGGACCTGCGCCGGATCGGCCAGCTGGTGCATATCGGCCTGCCGATGGCAGTGACCCTGCTGGCCGAGGCCGGGCTGTTCGTGGCCACCGCACTGATCATCGCCACGCTGGGCGAGGACGTGATCGCCAGCCACCAGGTGGCGATCAACATCGCCTCGCTGTTCTTCATGATCCCGCTCGGCCTGGCGATGGCGATCACCGTGCGCGTGGGCAACGCGGTGGGCCGCGGCGACGAGCGCGGCGTGCGCTACGCCGGCTTCTGCGGGATCGGCCTGACCCTGGTCACGCAAATCTTCTCGGCCGGCCTGATGCTGGGCCTGCCGCACTTCATCGCGTCGTTGTACACGCACGAGCCGAAGGTGATCGCGCTGGCCGCGCAGCTGATCATGCTGGCCGGGCTGTTCCAGTTTTCCGACGGCGTCCAGGTCGCCGCCAACGGGGCGTTGCGCGGCCTCAAGGACACCCGCGTGCCGATGGCGATTACCCTGTTCGCGTACTGGATCGTTGGCATGCCGACGGGCTGGTGGCTGGCCTTCCACCACGGCATGGGTGCGCGCGGCATGTGGATCGGCCTGATCGCCGGCCTGTCGGTGGCCGCCGCGATGCTGTTCACCCGCTTCTGGCGCAGCGCGTGGAAACAGCGCTGGCGCCGTCACCTGCCAATGACCGCGCCGGCCTGA
- a CDS encoding SDR family oxidoreductase, whose translation MNSRLDAWQLHGHTALVTGASKGIGYATARELAGLGADLLLVARDEDYLEQVRVELADEFADVEVLAFGADLAEAEERLAVFDWIADLGAPVSLLVNNAGGNQPGATLDYREDDYRAIFEQNLFSAFEMCRLAHPQLVQHANAAIVNVGSVSGITHVRTGAPYGMSKAALHQLTRNLAAEWAVDGIRVNAVAPWYIRTQRTDPALADADYLDEVLERTPLKRIGEPEEVAAAIAFLCLPAASYVTGQVLAVDGGFLNYGF comes from the coding sequence ATGAACAGCCGCCTCGACGCCTGGCAACTGCACGGCCACACCGCCCTGGTCACCGGCGCCAGCAAGGGCATCGGCTACGCCACCGCGCGCGAGCTGGCCGGGCTTGGTGCCGACTTGCTGCTGGTGGCGCGCGACGAGGATTACCTCGAGCAGGTGCGGGTGGAGCTGGCCGACGAATTCGCCGACGTCGAGGTGCTGGCGTTCGGCGCGGACCTGGCCGAGGCGGAGGAACGCCTGGCGGTGTTCGACTGGATCGCCGACCTCGGCGCGCCGGTGTCGCTGCTGGTCAACAACGCCGGCGGCAACCAGCCCGGCGCCACGCTGGACTATCGCGAGGACGACTACCGCGCGATCTTCGAGCAGAACCTGTTCTCCGCCTTCGAGATGTGCCGGTTGGCGCACCCTCAGCTGGTGCAGCACGCGAATGCGGCGATCGTCAACGTGGGCTCGGTCTCCGGCATCACCCACGTGCGCACCGGTGCGCCCTACGGCATGAGCAAGGCGGCGCTGCACCAGCTCACCCGCAACCTGGCCGCCGAGTGGGCGGTGGACGGCATCCGCGTCAACGCGGTGGCGCCGTGGTACATCCGCACCCAGCGCACCGACCCGGCGCTGGCCGACGCCGACTATCTGGACGAGGTGCTCGAGCGCACGCCGCTGAAGCGCATCGGCGAGCCGGAGGAGGTGGCCGCCGCGATCGCCTTCCTGTGCCTGCCGGCGGCCAGCTACGTCACCGGCCAGGTGCTGGCGGTGGACGGCGGGTTCCTGAACTACGGCTTCTGA
- a CDS encoding DegV family protein yields the protein MRMGLAIDASCDLSQEFLQKHRIAIMPITVRVDSEVFMDDRKPAEIQRFIDRRLGSRSHSAETEPCPVEEVQKLFLEKLVLEQDCVFCLTITATRSPINEHVNKASFAILKNYRQVREKAGVPGPFMMRVVDTGNVFTGAAPAVYEAARLIAANESPSTIRERLVHIASHSYGYMLPRDLIHLRNRIKKRGDRSVSLLSAVVGTALDIKPILRCFRGETSPVGKVRGFDQGAEALFGYVTRRVRAGLMVPVVCVSYGGDLEVLPHLPGYIELRQACAECGVELMEAPMSITGMVNVGEGAVTVGFAAEEHEAEF from the coding sequence ATGAGGATGGGCCTGGCAATCGATGCATCCTGCGATCTGTCGCAGGAGTTTCTGCAGAAGCACCGTATCGCGATCATGCCGATCACCGTGCGGGTGGACAGCGAGGTCTTCATGGACGACCGCAAGCCGGCCGAGATCCAGCGCTTCATCGATCGCCGCCTGGGCAGCCGCAGCCACTCGGCGGAAACCGAGCCTTGCCCGGTGGAAGAGGTGCAGAAGCTGTTCCTCGAGAAGCTGGTACTGGAACAGGACTGCGTGTTCTGCCTGACCATCACCGCCACCCGCAGCCCGATCAACGAGCACGTCAACAAGGCCAGCTTCGCGATCCTGAAGAACTACCGCCAGGTGCGCGAGAAGGCCGGCGTACCCGGACCGTTCATGATGCGCGTGGTGGACACCGGCAACGTCTTCACCGGCGCCGCCCCGGCCGTTTACGAAGCGGCCCGACTGATCGCCGCCAACGAGTCGCCGTCGACGATCCGCGAACGCCTGGTGCACATCGCCAGCCACAGCTACGGCTACATGCTGCCGCGCGACCTGATCCACCTGCGCAACCGCATCAAGAAGCGCGGCGACCGCAGCGTCAGCCTGCTCAGCGCGGTGGTCGGCACCGCGCTGGACATCAAGCCCATCCTGCGCTGCTTCCGCGGCGAGACCAGCCCGGTCGGCAAGGTGCGCGGTTTCGACCAGGGCGCGGAGGCGCTGTTCGGCTACGTGACGCGGCGGGTGCGCGCCGGCCTGATGGTGCCGGTGGTCTGCGTCAGCTACGGCGGCGACCTGGAGGTGCTGCCCCACTTGCCGGGCTACATCGAGCTGCGCCAGGCCTGTGCGGAATGCGGCGTCGAGCTGATGGAGGCGCCGATGAGCATCACCGGCATGGTCAACGTGGGCGAAGGCGCGGTGACCGTCGGCTTCGCCGCCGAGGAACACGAGGCGGAGTTCTGA
- the sppA gene encoding signal peptide peptidase SppA, protein MTLPPPPPPRRHGFWAFLRTLGRGINLLRLVIINLVFFGVLFVLLLLVTAGVAGSRMERAVQDDSVLVIRPQGQLVEQYSIDPLQRALAGLSGEQPKQVQLRDLVGAIDAAATDHRISRILLLPDELQGGGFAALREVGAALDRFRAAGKPVVAWAVNLDQGQYYLAAHADRLLVDPQGGVMITGLANYRLFYKDLLDKLGVDVHLFRVGEFKSAAEPYILDHASAEAKQADSYWMGGLWDGYLVEVAAMRKLDPATLRDDIDNLPQHIASTQGNLARLALDQHLVDGLATRAELIAMMRKEGIPADRKGHSFRQVEFARYAAGVPHAVNAFAPGVAIVVAEGEIAGGKRAAGSVGGESTAALIRSAREDRKTKALVLRVNSPGGEVYAAEQIRREIELTRSAGIPVVVSMGDVAASGGYWIAMNANRIYAEPNTITGSIGIFGMYYTVPNTLAKLGVQSDGVGTGPMAGAFDISRPLDPKVGTVIQAIIDKGYRDFVGNVAKARGKSYEAIDAIAQGRVWTGQQALERGLVDQLGGLQAAVAEAASVARLGKGYPVRYVEAPLGGFERFLIGLNQGAGVHLLQSWGVRLPAWFAQLPALAPELQLLRNAKAGTPNIYADCLCSPR, encoded by the coding sequence ATGACGCTGCCACCGCCGCCACCGCCCCGCCGCCACGGTTTCTGGGCCTTCCTGCGCACGCTCGGGCGCGGCATCAACCTGCTGCGGCTGGTGATCATCAACCTGGTGTTCTTCGGCGTGCTGTTCGTGTTGCTGTTGCTGGTGACCGCCGGCGTGGCCGGCAGCCGGATGGAACGCGCGGTGCAGGACGACAGCGTGCTGGTGATCCGGCCGCAGGGGCAGCTGGTCGAGCAGTACAGCATCGATCCGCTGCAGCGCGCGCTGGCCGGCCTGTCCGGCGAGCAGCCCAAGCAGGTGCAGCTGCGCGACCTGGTCGGCGCGATCGACGCGGCGGCGACGGACCACCGGATCAGCCGCATCCTGCTGCTGCCGGACGAGCTGCAGGGCGGCGGCTTTGCCGCGCTGCGCGAGGTCGGCGCGGCGCTGGACCGCTTCCGCGCGGCGGGCAAGCCGGTGGTGGCGTGGGCGGTGAACCTGGACCAGGGCCAGTACTACCTGGCCGCGCATGCCGACCGCTTGCTGGTCGATCCGCAGGGTGGCGTGATGATCACCGGGCTGGCCAACTACCGGCTGTTCTACAAGGATCTGCTGGACAAGCTCGGCGTCGACGTGCACCTGTTCCGCGTCGGCGAGTTCAAGAGCGCGGCCGAGCCGTACATCCTCGATCACGCCTCGGCCGAGGCCAAGCAGGCCGACAGCTACTGGATGGGCGGCCTGTGGGACGGCTACCTCGTCGAGGTGGCGGCCATGCGCAAGCTGGACCCGGCGACGCTGCGCGACGACATCGACAACCTGCCGCAGCACATCGCCAGCACCCAGGGCAACCTGGCCCGGCTGGCACTGGACCAGCACCTGGTCGACGGCCTGGCCACCCGCGCCGAGCTGATCGCGATGATGCGCAAGGAAGGCATCCCGGCCGACCGCAAAGGCCACAGTTTCCGCCAGGTCGAGTTCGCCCGTTACGCGGCCGGCGTGCCGCATGCCGTCAATGCGTTCGCGCCCGGCGTGGCGATCGTGGTGGCCGAGGGCGAGATCGCCGGCGGCAAGCGCGCGGCCGGTTCGGTCGGCGGCGAATCCACCGCGGCGCTGATCCGCAGCGCACGCGAGGACCGCAAGACCAAGGCGCTGGTGCTGCGGGTGAACTCGCCCGGCGGCGAAGTGTATGCGGCCGAGCAGATCCGCCGCGAGATCGAGCTGACCCGCAGCGCGGGCATCCCGGTAGTGGTGTCGATGGGCGACGTGGCGGCCAGCGGCGGCTACTGGATCGCGATGAATGCGAACCGCATCTACGCCGAACCGAACACCATCACCGGCTCGATCGGCATCTTCGGCATGTACTACACGGTGCCGAACACGCTGGCCAAGCTCGGAGTTCAGAGCGACGGCGTCGGCACCGGGCCGATGGCCGGCGCGTTCGACATCAGCCGTCCGCTCGATCCGAAGGTCGGCACGGTGATCCAGGCGATCATCGACAAGGGTTATCGCGACTTCGTCGGCAACGTGGCGAAGGCGCGCGGCAAGAGCTACGAGGCGATCGACGCGATCGCGCAGGGCCGCGTGTGGACCGGCCAGCAGGCGCTCGAGCGCGGCCTGGTCGACCAGCTCGGCGGGCTGCAGGCTGCCGTCGCCGAGGCGGCCAGCGTGGCCAGACTGGGCAAGGGCTATCCGGTGCGTTACGTGGAGGCGCCGCTGGGCGGCTTCGAGCGTTTCCTGATCGGCCTCAACCAGGGCGCCGGCGTGCACCTGCTGCAGTCGTGGGGCGTGCGCCTGCCGGCCTGGTTCGCCCAGCTGCCCGCGCTGGCGCCGGAGCTGCAGCTGTTGCGCAACGCGAAGGCCGGCACGCCTAACATCTACGCGGACTGCCTGTGCAGCCCGCGCTGA
- a CDS encoding AMP nucleosidase: protein MKSKQEIVSNWLPRYTGTALEQFGEHILLTNFGHYVELFAQWHGVDVQGRDRPMPNATADGITLINFGMGSPNAATMMDLLGAIAPKAALFLGKCGGVKKKNQLGDLVLPIAAIRGEGTSNDYLPPEVPALPAFQLQRAVSTMIRDLGHDYWTGTVYTTNRRVWEHDDTFKAYLRRTRCMAVDMETATIFAAGFANRIPCGALLLVSDQPMIPEGVKTEASDRTITSRFVEAHIKIGIEALKLVRRNGRSVKHLRFEADVETD, encoded by the coding sequence ATGAAAAGCAAACAGGAAATCGTCTCGAACTGGCTGCCGCGCTACACCGGCACGGCGCTGGAGCAATTCGGCGAACACATTCTGCTGACCAACTTCGGTCATTACGTGGAGCTGTTCGCGCAGTGGCACGGGGTGGACGTGCAGGGCCGCGACCGGCCGATGCCGAACGCCACCGCCGACGGCATCACCCTGATCAACTTCGGCATGGGCAGCCCCAACGCGGCCACCATGATGGATCTGCTCGGCGCGATCGCGCCGAAGGCCGCGCTGTTCCTGGGCAAGTGCGGCGGCGTGAAGAAGAAGAACCAGCTGGGCGACCTGGTGCTGCCGATCGCCGCGATCCGCGGCGAGGGCACCAGCAACGACTACCTGCCGCCGGAAGTGCCGGCGCTGCCGGCGTTCCAGCTGCAGCGCGCGGTTTCCACCATGATCCGCGACCTCGGCCACGACTACTGGACCGGCACCGTGTACACCACCAACCGGCGTGTGTGGGAACACGACGACACCTTCAAGGCCTACCTGCGGCGCACCCGCTGCATGGCGGTGGACATGGAAACCGCGACCATCTTCGCCGCCGGCTTCGCCAACCGGATCCCGTGCGGCGCCCTGCTGCTGGTGTCCGACCAGCCGATGATCCCGGAAGGCGTGAAGACCGAAGCGAGCGACCGCACCATCACCTCGCGGTTCGTCGAGGCGCACATCAAGATCGGCATCGAGGCGCTCAAGCTGGTGCGCCGCAACGGGCGCAGCGTGAAACACCTGCGCTTCGAGGCGGATGTCGAGACGGACTGA